The Starkeya sp. ORNL1 DNA window GGCGCTGGTCACCATTACGGTGCGCGTCGTGCTGCCGCTGTACCAGACCTCCGTGACCCTGATCTTCGCCTACGCGCTGATGTTCCTGCCGCGAGCCCTCATCAGCCTGCGGGCGAGCATCGCGCAGATCCCGATCGGGCTCGAGCAGGCCGCCGCCAGCCTCGGGCGCTCGCCGGCGCGGGTGATGTCGAGCATCACCTTGCGGCTTGCCGCGCCCGGCGTCGCGTCGGGGATGGCGCTCGTGGGGCTTGGCATCACCAATGAGCTCACCGCCACCCAGATGCTGGCCCCGAATGGGGTGCGCACGCTGGCGATGGCGTTCTGGTCGCTGAGCGGGGAGATCGACTATGCCGGCGCGGCACCCTATGCGCTGATGATGGTGGTGCTGTCGGTGCCGCTGACATGGGTGCTGTATGCCGAATCGAAGCGGATTGCCGGCCGATGACCATGCTTGAACTGAGGGCCGTGACGAAAGCATACGGCAAGGTCACTGCGCTCGATGGCATCGAGCTCAGCGTCGCCAAGGGCAGCCGGACCGCGATCGTCGGACCGTCGGGATGCGGCAAGACGACGATGATGCGGATCATCGCCGGCTTCGAGGCGCCTGATGCGGGCAAGGTCATGCTCGATGGCGAGACGCTGGCGGACCATGCCGGCATCGTCCCGGCCTATAGGCGCAAGATCGGCATCGTGGCGCAGGATGGCGCGCTGTTCCCGCATCTGACCGTTGGTGAGAATATCGGCTTCGGATTGCCGCGGGCGGATCGCGACCGGGATGCGCGGATCGCGCGGCTTGCCGACCTCGTGGGGCTCAGCAGTTCGATGCTGGCGCGGCGGCCGGATGAACTGTCGGGCGGCCAGCAGCAGCGGGTGGCACTGGCCCGCGCCTTGGCTCTGGAGCCGCGGCTGATGCTGCTCGACGAGCCGTTCTCCGCGCTCGACACCGGCCTGCGTGCCAGCACCCGCGAGGCGGTGGCGGCACTGCTGGGCGACGCCGGCATCACCACCATCCTCGTCACCCACGACCAGGAGGAGGCGCTTTCCTTCGCGGACCAGGTGGCGGTGATGGACAAGGGTCGCTTCCTGCAGGTCGGACCGCCGCGGGAGATCTATGCGCGGCCGGCAACTCCCGCTGTCGCGAGCTTCCTGGGTGATGCCATTTTTCTTCCCGCGACAATCGCCGCCGGATCGGCCCTATGCGCGCTTGGGCGCATCCAAGTCGCGGACATGGTGTTTGCCGGGTCCGCAACCCTCATGCTGCGACCCGCGCAGGTTTCCCTCGCGCGGGTGTCAGATGCAGAGATCGACAATAGGGACGACGGCGTGCGCGGGGTCGTCATGAGCGCCAGCTATGCCGGCGGCCATTCATCGTATGCGCTGAGCGTATCGGGCGGCGGGTCGGTTGCGGCGGACGACAGTGCCGCCATCATGCTGCGCCTGGCCGCCGCCGATCCGCCTGTCGCCGGGGATCGGGTTCGCGTGCGGCTCATCGGCAGCGCGCATTTTTTCCCGAATTAAGGGACCACCGGGCGGCGTCGGCAATGCTCGCTGCGGCTATAGACAGCTGAGGCTTGTGCGTGCCCGCTGGTGCGGGCGGAAGATACGCATGTGTCGCGACCAGTCGCCGGCTATCTGCCGGCACCGCATCAGCCGCTCCAGATAACCCCAGGGCAGACTGCCGCTCGCCTCGCCGAGAAAGATCGCCCATGTCTCGGAGGGGACCGGCTGGCCGGGCAACGAATGTTCGATCGAGCGCATCCGCTTGATCATTTCGGGCGTCATCAGCACTTTGTCTGTGACGTCGTCGTCATCATCGTCAAAGCAGTCGCACACGGTGATCTCCAAGGGGGCGTTAGTGCGAGACCGCCATGCGGCTGACGGCATGCCCGCGTAATAGCGTGCTACCGGCCGTAGAGATACTGAACCGGCCGGTCCGGGTAAATCGACGGCCTTCTTGACTGCCGGTCTGCCTCAGTCACTTAAAGGCCCGTCAAATCTGTACCCGAAATGTTCGATCTCGGATCCGCAGAGCTGCCCGACCAACAAGCGGGTATTTTCATCATACAGCTCGCAGTAATTATAACGGGGGCCCACTTTCGTCTGCTTCAAGCTCTGGCCAGGGATATTCAAATGTTCGCAAAGTGAGGCAAAGTCGGCATCAAGGTTTTCGTAGCGACCGACGAAATCCACGGCGATCTGATCGTCGATCGTGTAGATGGACCATGTGCTGACAAGATGGCTCCATTTCTTGAATAGGTCGTCCCCATCTTTTAGTCTGCACAAAAATTCCTGAAATTCCATGCGGGGCGGGTCAGACTTTCGCGTTAGATAAAAATATAGCGACGCCATTCGCGCGTAGGGGTTGCGGACGAAGGTAAACTTGAAGTGTCGCCGCCACGCCCTCTCATCGAAGCGCCGGACCTGTGTGGCCGTTGGATGGTCGACCAACGGCCCGAAGTGCCGATGATATTTCTTGTCCTGCAGGCTCAGGATGCGTCTCGTCTGCTGGGAGCGCATTCCCATAGCGGTTAAAGCAGCGGAAAAGCGCCGAGTCTGAAACGTATCCAGGCGGGCGCGCAGGTTTGGTCTCATTCCCATTTGCAATCTTTCACGCTGAGCGCCCAAGATAATGTCTAGGGGGCCGAGGTGAGGCGCGAGAGCGAGGTTAATTGAGCTGCCCGCAGTCTTGGGGCAATGAAGGAATGTGAACTTGCGACGATAAGAAATAATCAATACGGCCCCCACCTGTCGACAAGCATAATAACGTCTCAGCGCTTCGCTGATCTTTGGATTCCTCGAACGCAAATATTCTGGCCAACACCCAGGGTCACAAAAGACACAGCATCAGGTCGGCGCCTCAATCGATCAGCCTAGCCATCGAGGCCGACAGACGAAATCGCCAAAATAAGCTTGTCTGATCTCGGCATGGATCGCTTCTTGCCGTCAAGGCGTGACCATCACGTCACGTTCCGGCTCCCGGCCATTGTTAGCGCTGGCGATGCCATCAAGGTAACCTCGGCGCTCGGCCATCAACAAATTTCTACGATGAGTCGGGAATGTCACCTTGGACGGCTAGGCGGTCGTCCCGCCATATCCCGGAAAATCCCGCCTTATCCCGCCAATTTTCACCGCCGTGGCGACTAGGTGGCGACAAGCCGCGATTATCCCCAGCCTGTCGACAAGGGCGCTATCTCGCAAGTGATTGAAATGTCTTAGGTCCGATTGGTAGCGGAGGAGGGACTCGAACCCCCGACCCCAGGATTATGATTCCCGTGCTCTAACCAGCTGAGCTACTCCGCCGCCGGGGCAGGTGCGTGTAACGCCGTGCCGCGAGGTGCGGGATATAAGGAACCGGCCGGAGACGTGTCAAGCGCAGACGCTGCCCGGCCGCATGCTTACCACCGTGGCGCGGTCACCAGCGCGGTGCGGGTGGCAGGCGGCCTTCGATCTCGTGCAGGCGGCGGCGGGTGCCGGGGGTGGTGTCGCGGGGCAGGCGGTCGAGGGCGAAGAACTCCACCGCCTCGATCTCGCGGTTCGGCAGAGTGAGCAGCGTGCCGGTGCGGTAGCGTTCCACCACATAGACCGCGACATGATCGCGCCGCGACGCGAATGAATTGAAGAACACGCCGTGCAGCGCGGGCTCGCCTTCGACCTTGATGCCGGCCTCCTCGTCGAGCTCGCGCGCCAAAGCCTCGCGCAGCGTCTCGCCGGGCTCGACGCCGCCGCCGGGAAACTGCCAGCCGGACACATAAGTGTGGCGCAGCAGCAGGACGTGGCGCTGCGGGCTCAGTATCACGCCGCGCACGCCGAGCGTCATGCCGCGCGAGAACCGCCACCACAAATGGGCGAGGGGGCGCCAGGCCGGTCCGCGGCCCGGTTCGGTCGGCAGCGGCGTCTCGACGCCGGACGCTCCTGCACCTTCCTTGCCGGTGCGTCGGCTGGTATGGAAGCGGTCGTGTTCGTGCTCGGCCATCTCACCGATCCCCATCTCGGCCCGTTACCGCGTGCCCGCCTCGCGGAACTCGCGGGAAAGCGGGCGCTCGGCGTCATGAACTGGCGGCGCGGCCGGCGCTCGCGCTTCGCCGCAGGCACCATCGATGCGCTGGTCGCCGACATCAAGGCCAATGCGCCGGATCATATCGCAGTTACCGGCGACTTGGTGAATGTCGGCTTGCCGGCGGAGTATGAGACCGCGCTCACCTTCCTGGCGAGCCTCGGTGACGGCCAGCATGTCACGGTCGTGCCCGGCAATCACGACGCCTATGTGCGCTCCACCGCCCATCACGCGCTTCTGAACTGGGGCGACTATATGCGCGGCGACGGCGCGGCCGGCGACGTCACCGTGGAAGAGGCGTTCCCGTTCGTGCGGCGGCGCGGCGACGTGGCGCTGATCGGCGTGTCGAGTGCGATCCCCACCAATCCCTTCATGGCCACCGGCCGGGTCGGTCGGGCGCAGCTGGCGCGGCTCGGCACGGTGCTGGACGAACTCGGGAGGGAAGGGCTGTTCCGCGTGGTGCTGATCCATCATCCGCCCTGTGGGCCGCGTCCGGGCCACAAGCGGCTGATCGATGCCGACGGTGTGCGCGCCTGCCTGACCAGGCACGGCGCCGAGCTGGTGCTGTGCGGCCACGACCATCACCCGATGGTGGAGCAACTCTTCGGGCCGCGCGGGCTGATCCCGGTGGTGGAGGCGCCCTCGGCAGCGGCGGGTCCGGAGGATAAGCGCTGGCCCGGCGGCTATCACCTCTATCGCATCGAGCGGACCGGCGAGGGGCTGCATAGCTGGCGCTGCACTATGGAAGCGCACGGCTTCGCGCGCGGCGAGACCGGCGTGGCTCTTCGCACGGTGCGGATATTGACGGCGCCGCCGCTCGCTACCGCCCGCTGAAGACCAGACCGAGCCCGAGCAGCAGCACGATTCCGGCGACGAGGCCGGCCAGGAACACCAGTATGGTGCCGCCGCGGCTTGCCGGCGCGACGGGTTGCTCTTCCGTGACGACCGGCAGCGGCCGGCGACCGGCCTTTTTCGGCATCGGGAGCGGGGCGAGCGCATCCGCCTCGCTGGCGAAGGAGGTCAGCACCTGCTCGCGGGCGATCAGGCGGCGGGCGACATAGCGTGTCACCGCATCGACGATGTCGGTCGGATTGGCGCTTTCCGCCAGCACGCGGCGGCCGGAGCGGCTATCCTGGAGGAAACGGTAGGTGCGGCGGTCGCGACCCATGGCGATGTGCGCCACCATGTCGACAAACAGCCGCGGCGTCTCGCCGGGCATCAGGCCGCGGTCGAACAGGTCGGCATGCTCGACCGGCACTTCGGCGAACACCGGCTCCAGCATCTCGTTGAGCATGGCGAGGCGGGCGAGCTCGGCATCGCGCAGTTCCACGACCACCCCGGCCTGTTCCGCCGCATCCACCCGCGCCGCGCGGATCGCATCGCGGAGCGAAAGCGCCGGCGGCTCGCCGCGGCGACGTCCGATGTCGTCCATTTACTCTACCCTCGTCACGACGAATTGAGAGTAGCCGCTGCGGCAGGGTTCCACCAGATGGCAGAGCGATGACGGCTGTGGACGTGAGCCGTCATCGCATCGGGCGTGGATAAGGCGGTAAGTGTCAGGCCGCCTTGGCCAGCGTGTCTCGACCATGCGGCGCGTCGAGATCGAGCACCGGGCCGACGGGGACGATACCGGTCGGGTTTATGGTAACGTGGCTCTCATAATAGTGCCGCTTGATGTGGGTGAAGTTCACCGTCTCCTTCACGCCGGGCACCTGGTAAAGCTCGCGCAGATAGCCCGACAGGTTCGGGTAGTCGGCGATGCGGCGGATGTTGCATTTGAAGTGGCCGACATAGACCGGATCGAACCGCGCCAGCGTGGTGAACAGCCGCCAGTCGGCCTCGGTCAGCCGGTCGCCCAGCAGATAGCGGCTGCGGGAGAGGCGGTCGTCGAGCTTGTCGAGCGTCTCGAACAGCGCGGTGACGGCTTCTTCATAGGCATCCTGCGAGGTGGCGAAGCCGGCCTTGTAGACGCCGTTGTTCACCCGGTCGTAGATCTCGGCGTTCAGGGCATCGATCTCGGCGCGCAGCTTCTCGGGATAATAGTCGGTCTTCACCTCGGTGAAGGCGCCGAACGCCGAGTTGAACATGCGGATGATCTCGGCGGACTCGTTGTTCACGATGGTGCCGCGCTTCTTGTCCCACAGCACCGGCACGGTGACGCGGCCGGAATAATGCGGATCAGCCTGCAGATAGACCTCATAGAGCCGGCTCTTGCCGAGCACGGTGTCGGCCGTCGCGCCGGGGGAAATGCCGCCCGCGCCATTGCCGAACGTCCAGCCCTCGCTGCCCATATGCGGGTCGACCACCGAGACCGAGATGATGTCTTCGAGCTTCTTCAGCTTGCGGAAGATCAGCGTGCGGTGCGCCCAGGGGCAGGCCAGCGAGACATAGAGATGATAGCGCCCGGCCTCGGCTTCGAAGCCGCCTTCGCCGGTCGGACCGGCGCTGCCGTCCGAGGTGATCCAGTTGCGGAAGCGGGTGACGGTGCGCTGGAAGCGGCCGCCTGTGGATTTGGTGTCGTACCACTGGTCCGACCATTTGCCGTCGACGAGCAGGCCCATTGCGGTCTCCTTGGGAAGGGGTCGACCGAGAGACTAGCGGGTTTGGGGATGGGATGTGTGCAATATTGATTGCTTGAAATGACGAGAACTAATGCGTTTGTGCAATCTTGTATGGCTTGAGCATCCTTCGAGGCTCGCTGTGCTCGCACCTCAGGATGACGTGGTTCGCTAAAGCGACGTCATCCTGAGGTGCCGGCCGGAGGCCGGCCTCGAAGGATGCCCACTCGCACAACCCCTTCACCTTCCCTCCCGCTTGTGCTATCCGGCCGCACCCTCGGAGATGGTCATGAGATTCCGGCCGGCCCAGCGACGACGAGATGAGCGAGCCCGCGCTTCCCGCGCGCGCCTGTTCGTCTGCCCGCTCTTGGCGCCGTGAGGATGCGGACGCTCGGGGCGGGTCTTTGACTCGCTTGATGTCCCGAGTGCCAGAATGACCGAACTTTCCATCACGCTGCTGCCCGAGCAGCCTTCCGACGAACCCGCCATCGAGCGGCTGGTGGCCCGCACCTTCGGGCCCGGCCGGTTTGCACGCACCGCCTATCGGCTGCGCGAGGGCAATCCTCATGTGCGCGAGCTCTCCTTCACCGCCTATATCGGCACCATGCTGGTCGGCTCGGTGCGGCTCAGCCCGCTGCTGATCGGCGAGGCGCCGGCGCTGCTGCTCGGCCCGCTCACGGTGGAGCCGCCATTCCGCGCGCACGGTATTGGCCGGCGGCTGGTGGAACGCTCGCTGGAGGCGGCGAATGCGGCGGGGGCGAAGCTGGTGCTGCTGGTCGGCGACGAGCCCTATTATGGCCGCATGGGCTTCCTGCGCATCCCGCGCGGGCAGGTGACGCTGCCTGGTCCGGTCGATCCGGACCGGGTGCTGGTGTGCCCGCTTCATGGCGGCGGCATAGAGGGCGTCACCGGGGCGGTGCGGCCGGACTATGTGCGGGTGGAGGCAGTAGGGGCCTGACCCCTACCGGCCTTCACCCTACCGGCCTTCCCTTGCCCAGGCCGCGGCGATGCCGGCCATCAGGATCAGCAGCCCCGACAGGCCGGCGAACAGCGGGAACAGGCCGAGGCCGCGCACCACGCTGACCTCGCGCATGGCAAGGCCCATCCAGTCCTCGCCGGCATAGCGCTCGCCGGAGCGTACCGCCACCACGCGCGGCACGCCGCCGGCAAGGTCGGCCATGCGCCAGACGCCGCCGTTGGTCGCCGTCACGATGGGTTTCAGCGTCTCCGTGGTCGAGGTGACCTCGGCGAATTCCTTCGGGTTCAGCGGGCCGACATTAACCAGGGCCGTAAAGGTGCCGTCGGTCGCGCGCCACAGGCCCAGCGTGTCGGCCGGGAAGGTGGCGCGGAACAGCCCCGGTTCGGCGGCGGAGAGCGTCATGGTGCGGGTCTGGCCGGTCGGCGTGGTCACCGTGACCGGGTTCACCGCATCGCCCATGGTCTGACGCTCGATGACGATGTCGCCGCCGCGCGCCACCATGCGCAGCCGCTCCTCCTCGAGGTCCGGCTCCTTCATCAGCCAGTGCGAGAGGCGTCGCAGCAGGTCGATATAGGGGCCGCCGCCCTCATAGCCGCGCGCCCACAGCCAGATATGGTCGGACAGCAACAGCGCGACGCGGCCCTCGCCGACCCGGTCGAGCAGCAGCACCGGCTTGTTGCCGGGAGCCTCGAGCACGCTGGTGCCCTTGGCGCCATTGGTGTCGATGACGCGGAAGAAGCGGCTCCAGTGCGGCGGGTTGCTCTCCGAGCCCGGCAGCGCGCGGGTCACCGGATGACGCTGGCCGGCATCGGTGATGTGCGCGTAATAGGGCTGCTCGGTCATCTTGCCGGTGGGCTCGGCGGGCAGGATGGATTCCAGCGGGGTCTGGAAGATCGATCCGTCCGACACATAGTCGGCGCCGGCGGCGACCAGCACGGCGCCGCCCTCGCGGACATAGCGCACGATGTTGTCGAAATAGATCATCGGCAGCACGCCCTGCTGGGCGTAGCGGTCGAAGATGATCAGGTCGAAATCCTTGATCTTCTGCTGGAACAGCTCGCGAGTCGGGAAGGCGATCAGCGAGAGCTCGTTGATCGGCGTGCCGTCCTGCTTCTCCGGCGGGCGGAGAATGGTGAAGTGGACGAGATCGACATTGGCGTCCGACTTCAGGAGGTTGCGCCAGGTGCGCTCGCCGACATGGGGCTCGCCGGAGACGAGCAGCACGCGCAGCTTGTCGCGCACGCCGTCGATGGAGACCGCGGCGCGGTTGTTCACCAGCGTCAGTTCGCCCTGAAGGCCGGCGGCCTCGATCTCGACGATGTTCGGGCCGGCATGGGTGATCTCGACATTCACTTCCGCCGGCTGGCCGGCGGTGACGATGGGCCGGGCCACCACCTCGCCGTCGCGGCGCACGGTGACGCCGACGCGGGCGCCGGCGGGCGCGCCCTCGTCCTCGACGCGATAGCCGACGGTCTGGGTCTGGCCGACAATGCCGAAGCGCGGCGTCGAGGTCAGCGCGACACGGCGGTCGCGCTCGCCGGGATGGCCGGAGATGATGGCGTGCACCGGCGCCCGGAAGCCGAGCGCGGCGGCGGTGGCGGGGATGTCGTGGACCCGGCCGTCGGTCAGGAAGATGGCGCCGGCGACGCGCTCCGGCGGCACGTCGGCGAGCGCGGCGGAGAGCGCCGTGAACAGGCGGGTGCCGTCGACCTCGCCGGAGCCGGACCCTGCCTCCACCCACCGCACCTCGGCATTGGGGAAGCGCTCGAGCCGTTGCTTCAGCTCGGCGCGGGCGGCTTCCGTCATGGCGGTGCGATCGCCGAATTCCTGGCTGGCGCTCTTGTCGACCACCACCGCGACAACGGTGGAGAGCGGCTCGCGCTCCTCGCTGGTCAGCGACGGGTTGGCGAGCGCCAGCACGGCAAGCGCGATGGCGAGCGCAC harbors:
- a CDS encoding metallophosphoesterase is translated as MFVLGHLTDPHLGPLPRARLAELAGKRALGVMNWRRGRRSRFAAGTIDALVADIKANAPDHIAVTGDLVNVGLPAEYETALTFLASLGDGQHVTVVPGNHDAYVRSTAHHALLNWGDYMRGDGAAGDVTVEEAFPFVRRRGDVALIGVSSAIPTNPFMATGRVGRAQLARLGTVLDELGREGLFRVVLIHHPPCGPRPGHKRLIDADGVRACLTRHGAELVLCGHDHHPMVEQLFGPRGLIPVVEAPSAAAGPEDKRWPGGYHLYRIERTGEGLHSWRCTMEAHGFARGETGVALRTVRILTAPPLATAR
- a CDS encoding NUDIX domain-containing protein, encoding MAEHEHDRFHTSRRTGKEGAGASGVETPLPTEPGRGPAWRPLAHLWWRFSRGMTLGVRGVILSPQRHVLLLRHTYVSGWQFPGGGVEPGETLREALARELDEEAGIKVEGEPALHGVFFNSFASRRDHVAVYVVERYRTGTLLTLPNREIEAVEFFALDRLPRDTTPGTRRRLHEIEGRLPPAPRW
- a CDS encoding sulfotransferase family 2 domain-containing protein; the encoded protein is MGAVLIISYRRKFTFLHCPKTAGSSINLALAPHLGPLDIILGAQRERLQMGMRPNLRARLDTFQTRRFSAALTAMGMRSQQTRRILSLQDKKYHRHFGPLVDHPTATQVRRFDERAWRRHFKFTFVRNPYARMASLYFYLTRKSDPPRMEFQEFLCRLKDGDDLFKKWSHLVSTWSIYTIDDQIAVDFVGRYENLDADFASLCEHLNIPGQSLKQTKVGPRYNYCELYDENTRLLVGQLCGSEIEHFGYRFDGPLSD
- a CDS encoding ABC transporter ATP-binding protein; translation: MTMLELRAVTKAYGKVTALDGIELSVAKGSRTAIVGPSGCGKTTMMRIIAGFEAPDAGKVMLDGETLADHAGIVPAYRRKIGIVAQDGALFPHLTVGENIGFGLPRADRDRDARIARLADLVGLSSSMLARRPDELSGGQQQRVALARALALEPRLMLLDEPFSALDTGLRASTREAVAALLGDAGITTILVTHDQEEALSFADQVAVMDKGRFLQVGPPREIYARPATPAVASFLGDAIFLPATIAAGSALCALGRIQVADMVFAGSATLMLRPAQVSLARVSDAEIDNRDDGVRGVVMSASYAGGHSSYALSVSGGGSVAADDSAAIMLRLAAADPPVAGDRVRVRLIGSAHFFPN
- a CDS encoding N-acetyltransferase; the protein is MTELSITLLPEQPSDEPAIERLVARTFGPGRFARTAYRLREGNPHVRELSFTAYIGTMLVGSVRLSPLLIGEAPALLLGPLTVEPPFRAHGIGRRLVERSLEAANAAGAKLVLLVGDEPYYGRMGFLRIPRGQVTLPGPVDPDRVLVCPLHGGGIEGVTGAVRPDYVRVEAVGA
- a CDS encoding glutathione S-transferase family protein — encoded protein: MGLLVDGKWSDQWYDTKSTGGRFQRTVTRFRNWITSDGSAGPTGEGGFEAEAGRYHLYVSLACPWAHRTLIFRKLKKLEDIISVSVVDPHMGSEGWTFGNGAGGISPGATADTVLGKSRLYEVYLQADPHYSGRVTVPVLWDKKRGTIVNNESAEIIRMFNSAFGAFTEVKTDYYPEKLRAEIDALNAEIYDRVNNGVYKAGFATSQDAYEEAVTALFETLDKLDDRLSRSRYLLGDRLTEADWRLFTTLARFDPVYVGHFKCNIRRIADYPNLSGYLRELYQVPGVKETVNFTHIKRHYYESHVTINPTGIVPVGPVLDLDAPHGRDTLAKAA